Proteins encoded by one window of Haliotis asinina isolate JCU_RB_2024 chromosome 6, JCU_Hal_asi_v2, whole genome shotgun sequence:
- the LOC137287294 gene encoding ankyrin repeat domain-containing protein 50-like: MAAAHAAMKILHDQLSSEPPGLPEEFALDRTEDLLFWASMAGNTPLVRDCLDTELYDINRRVHRQQTAVMVAAVRGEHTIYQLLMSEGAELSLTDEDGSNCVHLAVKGGSEYIVSNLLSWGIHDVNAKDKLGRTAANIATRNNHKKVYDVLVAAGADVSVADVEGNNCLHVAAELGHIAIVRDILGKRPLDINVVGAHSRTALVIAVLNNHLEVVDYLGSMGADVTIRTDNLLDCLTAAVVAGHISMLLTLLDLEMFDINRRGQYGRTAVMVAALLGRYQEYDALVSSHSDVKLLDDFGNDCLLLAATGGSEKIVRHLISLKAFNINRQQEHQSTPIFAAVCQNHQKVFDLLVAEGANVALTSMGDTCLIKACETGNCHIVKTLISVKSQDINHRGRHGWTAVMMAALKGYVDVLQILVSEGADLTLTDDDGNNCLMLASVYGQVIMIQHLLSIDNVFDINKQGQDGMSAIMAAANEGNYDAFNVMLKRSADLLIVDVYNSNCLVLACIGGNALIVQHLLDMNMFDVEDRGKDGWTPLLAAAAVGHPEVFHILVDAGADVTVKDADHDNCLMLACIGGSAAIVQELLQMNTFEINGRGGKGWTPVMFATFYGQTEIFDILVKAGADVSLIDNTNNSCLILASAEGHVDIVKRLLALTSMDVNGRGRRGCTALLLAAHGGHVDVFQLLLAHGGDLAVVDESGANFTHYAKHWIRETVKDVPLVRQQLISELRGSMIRSSSFAGSIRETFGMVG, from the coding sequence ATGGCGGCAGCGCATGCGGCAATGAAGATTCTGCACGACCAGCTGTCCTCTGAACCGCCAGGTCTTCCCGAAGAGTTTGCACTAGATCGAACTGAGGACCTGCTGTTCTGGGCCAGCATGGCAGGTAACACACCCTTGGTGAGGGACTGCCTGGACACCGAGCTGTACGACATCAACAGACGCGTACACAGACAACAAACTGCAGTCATGGTGGCAGCGGTGAGAGGCGAACACACAATATATCAACTGTTAATGTCGGAAGGTGCCGAGCTGTCCTTGACTGACGAGGATGGCAGTAACTGTGTTCATCTCGCTGTCAAAGGAGGGTCTGAATACATAGTGAGCAATCTGCTGTCGTGGGGAATCCATGACGTCAACGCGAAGGACAAGCTTGGTCGAACTGCCGCTAACATAGCCACAAGGAACAATCATAAAAAAGTATACGACGTCTTGGTAGCTGCCGGCGCTGATGTATCCGTGGCTGATGTTGAAGGGAACAACTGCTTGCATGTTGCGGCAGAGTTAGGGCACATAGCTATTGTCAGGGACATACTGGGTAAACGTCCACTGGATATAAACGTTGTTGGGGCCCACAGCAGAACTGCTTTGGTGATAGCAGTTCTAAACAACCATCTTGAGGTGGTGGACTACCTGGGGTCCATGGGAGCGGATGTGACTATCAGAACTGACAACCTGCTGGACTGTCTGACAGCGGCAGTTGTAGCTGGCCACATTTCCATGTTGCTCACGTTGCTGGACTTGGAGATGTTTGACATCAACAGAAGGGGACAATATGGACGCACAGCAGTCATGGTTGCTGCTTTGCTGGGGAGGTATCAGGAATACGATGCTTTAGTGTCGAGCCACTCTGACGTAAAGCTGTTGGATGATTTCGGCAACGATTGTTTATTACTTGCAGCGACTGGAGGCAGTGAGAAAATAGTTCGACATCTCATTTCACTGAAGGCTTTCAACATCAACAGACAACAGGAACACCAATCGACTCCTATTTTTGCTGCGGTTTGTCAAAACCACCAAAAGGTGTTTGATCTGCTAGTAGCTGAAGGAGCTAACGTTGCCTTGACCAGCATGGGTGACACTTGTTTGATAAAGGCCTGTGAGACAGGAAACTGTCACATCGTGAAAACGCTGATATCAGTGAAGTCACAGGACATCAACCACAGAGGGCGACATGGGTGGACGGCAGTAATGATGGCTGCATTGAAAGGTTATGTAGATGTCTTACAGATCCTTGTTTCTGAAGGTGCAGACTTGACACTCACCGATGACGACGGTAACAACTGTCTTATGCTGGCTAGCGTGTATGGTCAAGTTATTATGATTCAGCACCTTCTTTCTATTGACAACGTGTTTGACATTAACAAACAAGGTCAGGATGGGATGTCCGCAATCATGGCTGCTGCCAACGAAGGAAATTATGACGCATTCAATGTAATGCTAAAGAGAAGTGCAGATCTCCTTATTGTTGATGTTTACAACAGCAACTGCCTCGTTCTGGCTTGTATCGGCGGGAATGCCTTAATAGTGCAGCATCTGCTGGACATGAATATGTTTGACGTGGAAGATCGGGGGAAGGACGGCTGGACCCCTCTGTTGGCTGCTGCAGCAGTGGGCCACCCGGAGGTATTCCACATCCTGGTCGACGCTGGGGCAGATGTTACCGTCAAGGATGCAGATCACGACAACTGCTTGATGCTAGCTTGTATAGGGGGAAGTGCGGCAATCGTTCAGGAACTCCTCCAAATGAACACATTTGAAATCAACGGACGGGGTGGCAAGGGCTGGACGCCGGTAATGTTTGCAACCTTCTATGGTCAGAcagaaatatttgatattttggttaAAGCAGGGGCAGATGTGTCTTTGATTGACAACACTAACAATAGCTGTTTGATTCTGGCCTCAGCAGAGGGTCACGTGGACATCGTTAAACGACTCCTGGCGCTGACGTCGATGGACGTGAATGGCAGAGGTAGACGGGGATGCACGGCACTGCTGCTGGCGGCACATGGGGGACACGTGGATGTGTTCCAGCTTCTCTTGGCCCATGGAGGAGATCTGGCAGTGGTGGACGAGAGTGGAGCCAATTTCACACACTATGCTAAACACTGGATAAGGGAGACAGTGAAGGATGTTCCATTAGTGAGGCAACAGCTTATATCGGAACTAAGGGGGTCGATGATCCGTTCTTCGTCATTTGCTGGTTCAATCAGGGAAACTTTTGGAATGGTGGGTTAG
- the LOC137287296 gene encoding ankyrin repeat domain-containing protein 50-like, whose protein sequence is MDGHHMKHVMDVLQSKPFHFKLKDLNKQDDFLFWAVIAGDASIVRECLSQEVYNINRRVHKQRTAIMAAAAGGEQTMYQLLLSEGADLTLADEDGNNCLHLAVEGGNVPIVEDILSRNILDIDARGYHGHTATMAAVVNRQGDIFDVLVAAGADPYIRTDNGNDCLYAAIVLGHMNLLKKLVKLPSFDISRKDQLGRSPVMVAALHGRQPEFDYLVLEGGDISHVDEDGNDFLMLAAMGGSADIVQHLISMKIFDINKQNLKGINPLLAAISEGHEDAFDVLLSAGGAVPDSSDCVMKSVKTGNIHILKTLLSMKVFDLNTRDQQGWTPVMMAAMYGYVNVFQILRSEGADISLVDAYGNNCLILCSVSGEAAMVQHILSLNCLDINDRGFGGMTAVMAAASEGREDVFDVLVKAGADLCLVDDDGNNCLMLAHIARNSTIEKFLMSTDLFDQ, encoded by the coding sequence ATGGACGGGCATCACATGAAACACGTCATGGACGTCCTTCAGTCAAAACCATTCCACTTCAAACTGAAAGACTTGAACAAACAGGATGACTTTCTCTTCTGGGCAGTTATTGCGGGGGATGCCTCCATTGTACGCGAGTGTCTATCTCAGGAAGTATACAACATCAACAGACGTGTCCATAAACAGAGAACAGCAATAATGGCGGCAGCAGCAGGTGGGGAGCAGACGATGTACCAACTGCTTTTGTCGGAAGGTGCAGACCTGACCTTGGCCGATGAGGATGGTAACAACTGTCTTCACCTGGCTGTCGAAGGAGGGAATGTGCCAATCGTTGAGGATATACTGTCCAGAAATATCCTGGACATCGATGCACGTGGTTACCATGGACACACAGCCACCATGGCCGCGGTTGTCAATAGACAAGGAGACATTTTTGACGTTTTAGTGGCTGCTGGCGCCGATCCCTACATCCGGACAGATAACGGCAATGACTGTTTGTACGCAGCAATAGTTCTTGGACACATGAACTTACTTAAGAAGCTCGTTAAACTTCCATCCTTTGACATCAGTCGTAAAGATCAGCTGGGCCGATCTCCAGTCATGGTAGCAGCTTTGCATGGGAGGCAACCGGAGTTTGATTACTTGGTGCTGGAAGGGGGAGATATCTCCCACGTGGATGAAGATGGGAATGACTTCCTGATGCTGGCGGCCATGGGAGGGTCTGCAGACATAGTCCAACATCTCATATCTATGAAGATATTTGAcattaacaaacaaaacttgAAAGGAATAAACCCACTATTGGCAGCTATTAGCGAGGGCCACGAGGACGCGTTCGACGTCCTTCTGTCAGCAGGGGGCGCTGTTCCAGACAGCAGTGACTGTGTAATGAAATCTGTTAAAACAGGAAACATCCACATCCTCAAGACTCTCCTGTCCATGAAGGTGTTTGATCTGAACACACGCGACCAGCAGGGCTGGACACCGGTCATGATGGCGGCCATGTATGGCTACGTGAATGTCTTCCAGATCCTCAGGTCTGAAGGTGCAGATATATCCTTGGTAGATGCATATGGCAACAACTGTCTCATACTGTGCAGTGTCAGTGGCGAGGCGGCGATGGTGCAACACATCCTGTCCCTTAATTGTCTGGATATCAACGACCGAGGGTTCGGCGGCATGACGGCTGTGATGGCTGCCGCAAGTGAAGGAAGagaagatgtatttgatgtccTGGTGAAGGCGGGAGCAGACCTCTGCCTCGTGGACGACGACGGTAACAATTGCCTCATGCTCGCTCACATCGCCAGAAACTCAACTATTGAAAAGTTCCTGATGTCTACGGATTTATTTGATCAATAA